The proteins below come from a single Chryseobacterium nepalense genomic window:
- a CDS encoding metallophosphoesterase — protein MKTHLKNTSLALRFVLSAGVLYSCATYNVKKGKNLSEVSNSDVKSENDFTLFLVGDAGNADEPQSQQTLQLLKNRLESAGSNSMLLFLGDNIYPHGMPKESDKDYPQAKKKLEDQLAIVKNFKGKTLVIPGNHDWYSGLDGLKAQEDFVKNYLNDKKAFLPKNSCPIDDISLTKDIKLIVIDSEWALLNWDKHPGINKNCDIKTREDLFTEFKDLINKNQDKRIIVALHHPIISSGTHAGFTSAKSHLFPLKSKIPAPGVASLINVVRSSSGASPEDITNKHYADLANRIKSIVQEKENIIFVSGHDHNLQYHELRNIRQIISGAGSKVDPATIREKTDFSYGGSGFAILNIRKDKSSDVEYFSTKDNSLEQLSHIQVTEKPADFINNYPDSFPSTVTSTIYPKKLTEKRKFYRWLWGEHYRKYYRMPVEAPTANISTLDGGYTPFREGGGNQSNSLRLRAQDGQEFVMRGVKKSAVRFLNNMAFRKSTFGNELNNTFPDRFLLDFYTTNHPFTPFAVGNMADKIDLYHSNPRLFYIPKQKALGEYNINYGDEMYMIEERFSADPKTLASLDNAKDIVSTDDVLKNFNKNYKYSVDQELYIRARLFDMLIGDWDRHSDQWKWAEYQQGDKVLYKPIPRDRDQAFSKYDGNAFKIIMNIPAIRHMKTFKDDIKSVKWLSMEPYPLDLVFLKGATEEQWIAQAKYIQEHLTDQDIDNAFSNLPKEVQDETIADIQRKLKLRKTKLETYASQYYNVLQKKVPLAGTVNPDKFVITKTGNSVNVKQYKLDKKKENPELVFEKTYDDSKTKELWIYGLEDDDIYEVSGEGRPKMNIRLIGGYNHDTYTIADGKKVKIYDFKSQNNTYNTNGASKNISDDYDINTYNYKHPKYNFIAGYPNANFNPDDGVILGFVANYTVNNFIRDPFTQKHSLRANVYTATGGFNLGYKGIFKKVVGNWDAGIDALYTTPFFARTFFGLGNETQYDKEAVERDYNRVRISQFKFAPSLSTTSWRGIKNQFQLSFEHAKVQQTDDRFVAVSPDVNPEVFDGQQFAGANYTFSFKNVDNNAFPTLGMEFLLNAGWKANISEFDQNFATFQGTLNVFHRIDKRGRFVFANSTNAMIINNNNFEFYQAAAIGGNNAMRAYRNERFAGKSYLVNNAEVRWDFGRVKNNIVPVNMGILVGYDLGRVWIDRESSDKWHQGVGAGFWMNILEMFSARIDYFTGEDGGRISGGVGLVF, from the coding sequence TTGAAAACTCATCTAAAAAATACTTCTCTTGCTCTTAGATTCGTATTGTCCGCCGGAGTTTTGTATTCCTGCGCAACATATAACGTAAAAAAGGGTAAAAACTTATCTGAAGTCAGCAATTCTGATGTAAAATCCGAAAATGACTTTACCCTATTTCTTGTAGGAGATGCAGGCAATGCAGATGAGCCTCAGTCACAGCAAACTTTACAATTACTGAAAAACCGGCTGGAATCTGCAGGAAGCAACTCGATGCTCCTATTTCTGGGCGATAATATTTATCCGCACGGAATGCCGAAAGAGTCTGATAAAGATTATCCGCAAGCCAAAAAGAAACTGGAAGATCAGCTAGCCATTGTAAAGAACTTTAAAGGTAAAACACTGGTTATTCCCGGAAATCACGACTGGTACAGCGGACTTGACGGGTTAAAAGCTCAGGAAGATTTCGTAAAAAATTATTTGAACGATAAAAAAGCTTTTCTTCCTAAAAATTCCTGTCCTATTGATGATATCAGCCTCACAAAAGATATCAAATTAATTGTGATTGATTCGGAATGGGCATTGCTAAACTGGGACAAGCATCCGGGAATCAACAAAAACTGCGACATCAAAACCCGTGAAGATCTTTTCACCGAATTTAAAGATTTAATTAATAAAAATCAGGATAAAAGAATTATTGTTGCGCTTCATCATCCTATTATCAGCAGCGGAACACATGCAGGATTTACCTCTGCAAAATCCCACCTTTTCCCTTTAAAAAGCAAAATTCCGGCTCCGGGCGTTGCAAGTCTCATTAATGTTGTAAGAAGTTCTTCGGGAGCGAGCCCTGAAGACATTACAAACAAGCATTACGCAGATCTGGCCAACCGAATTAAAAGTATTGTCCAGGAAAAGGAAAATATTATTTTTGTTTCGGGACACGATCATAATCTTCAATATCACGAATTAAGAAATATCAGACAGATTATCAGCGGCGCGGGCTCCAAAGTTGATCCCGCTACCATCAGGGAGAAAACTGATTTTTCTTACGGAGGAAGCGGTTTTGCCATACTGAATATCAGAAAAGATAAAAGTTCGGACGTAGAATATTTTTCTACAAAAGATAATTCTTTAGAACAACTCTCGCATATTCAGGTCACTGAAAAGCCTGCGGATTTCATAAACAATTACCCAGATTCTTTTCCTTCAACAGTAACATCAACCATTTATCCTAAAAAATTAACAGAAAAAAGAAAATTTTACAGGTGGCTTTGGGGAGAGCATTACCGAAAATATTACAGAATGCCCGTTGAAGCTCCTACAGCGAACATTTCAACGCTGGATGGCGGCTATACACCTTTCAGGGAGGGCGGCGGAAATCAATCGAACAGCCTCCGGCTGAGAGCGCAGGACGGACAGGAATTCGTAATGAGAGGTGTTAAAAAAAGTGCCGTCCGTTTTCTCAACAATATGGCATTTCGGAAAAGCACTTTCGGAAATGAGCTGAATAATACTTTCCCGGACAGATTTCTTTTGGATTTTTATACTACCAATCATCCTTTTACACCTTTTGCGGTGGGAAATATGGCGGACAAGATTGATCTTTATCACAGCAATCCCAGATTATTTTATATCCCGAAACAAAAAGCTCTGGGAGAATACAATATCAACTACGGAGATGAAATGTACATGATTGAAGAGCGGTTTTCTGCAGATCCTAAAACCCTTGCTTCTCTGGATAATGCAAAGGATATTGTTTCAACAGATGATGTTCTGAAAAATTTTAATAAAAACTACAAATATTCCGTAGACCAGGAACTGTATATCAGGGCCAGGCTTTTTGATATGCTGATTGGTGACTGGGACAGACATTCCGACCAGTGGAAATGGGCCGAATATCAGCAAGGTGACAAAGTACTTTACAAACCCATTCCGCGGGACAGGGACCAGGCATTCAGTAAGTATGACGGAAATGCTTTCAAAATTATTATGAATATTCCGGCGATCCGCCACATGAAAACGTTTAAAGATGACATCAAGAGCGTAAAATGGCTTTCTATGGAACCCTACCCTCTTGATCTTGTTTTTCTGAAAGGCGCTACTGAAGAACAATGGATTGCCCAGGCAAAATACATCCAGGAGCATCTTACGGATCAGGATATTGACAATGCATTCAGCAACCTTCCGAAGGAAGTGCAGGACGAAACCATTGCAGATATACAAAGAAAGCTGAAATTGAGAAAAACGAAACTGGAAACCTATGCTTCACAATACTACAATGTGCTGCAGAAAAAAGTTCCATTGGCAGGAACGGTAAATCCTGATAAATTCGTTATTACTAAAACCGGAAACTCAGTTAACGTTAAACAATATAAATTAGATAAAAAGAAAGAAAATCCTGAACTGGTTTTTGAAAAGACCTATGATGATTCCAAAACCAAAGAGCTATGGATCTACGGACTTGAAGATGATGATATTTACGAAGTTTCAGGAGAAGGAAGACCTAAAATGAACATCAGGCTGATCGGAGGGTATAACCACGACACCTATACTATTGCCGACGGGAAGAAGGTTAAAATTTATGATTTTAAATCACAAAACAATACCTACAACACAAATGGTGCTTCAAAAAATATTTCAGACGATTACGACATTAATACCTACAATTACAAACATCCGAAATACAACTTTATTGCAGGCTATCCGAATGCCAATTTCAATCCGGATGATGGGGTAATTTTAGGATTTGTTGCCAACTATACGGTAAATAATTTTATCCGTGATCCTTTTACCCAGAAACACAGCTTGAGAGCTAATGTTTATACAGCTACGGGAGGGTTTAATCTAGGATATAAAGGGATTTTCAAAAAAGTGGTCGGAAATTGGGACGCCGGTATTGATGCATTGTATACCACTCCGTTTTTTGCAAGAACATTCTTCGGTCTGGGTAACGAAACGCAATATGACAAGGAAGCCGTAGAGAGAGACTACAACCGGGTAAGAATTTCACAATTTAAATTTGCACCATCTTTATCAACAACAAGCTGGCGCGGTATAAAAAACCAGTTTCAGCTGAGTTTTGAGCATGCTAAAGTGCAGCAGACTGACGACCGTTTTGTAGCGGTTTCCCCGGATGTAAATCCTGAAGTTTTTGATGGGCAGCAGTTTGCAGGAGCCAATTATACATTCAGTTTCAAAAATGTAGATAATAATGCATTTCCGACTTTAGGAATGGAATTCCTCTTAAACGCAGGCTGGAAAGCAAACATCTCAGAATTTGACCAAAATTTTGCAACGTTCCAGGGAACACTGAATGTTTTCCACAGAATCGATAAAAGAGGGCGTTTCGTATTTGCCAATTCCACGAATGCGATGATCATCAACAATAATAATTTTGAATTTTATCAGGCCGCGGCAATTGGTGGTAATAACGCGATGCGTGCTTACAGAAATGAGCGGTTTGCAGGAAAATCGTATCTTGTGAATAATGCCGAAGTGCGATGGGATTTTGGCCGTGTTAAAAACAACATTGTGCCTGTTAATATGGGAATTTTGGTAGGCTATGATCTTGGAAGAGTATGGATAGACCGTGAATCTTCTGACAAATGGCACCAAGGCGTGGGCGCAGGGTTCTGGATGAATATTCTGGAAATGTTCTCTGCCCGCATCGACTATTTCACCGGTGAAGACGGCGGACGAATTTCAGGAGGTGTAGGATTGGTCTTTTAA
- the mazG gene encoding nucleoside triphosphate pyrophosphohydrolase — translation MNTKQEKLEAFGRLLDIMDDLREKCPWDQKQTLESLRHLTLEETYELSDAILQNDLQEIKKELGDVLLHLVFYAKIGSEKESFDIADVINSLNEKLIFRHPHIYGDTKVKDEEEVKQNWEKLKLKEGNKSILGGVPKSLPSLVKAYRIQDKVKGIGFEFHDAEDAWKKVDEEIREFHDETDLDKKEQELGDVFFSLINYARIVGINPDSALERTNIKFISRFQKMENLASEKNLKLADLSLEEMDVLWEEAKQFQ, via the coding sequence ATGAATACCAAACAGGAAAAACTGGAAGCTTTCGGAAGATTATTGGATATTATGGACGATCTGCGGGAAAAATGCCCGTGGGATCAGAAGCAGACGCTGGAGTCGCTTCGCCATCTGACGCTGGAGGAAACTTATGAACTTTCGGATGCGATTTTGCAGAATGACTTGCAGGAAATTAAAAAAGAGCTGGGCGATGTATTGCTGCATCTGGTTTTTTATGCGAAGATCGGTTCGGAGAAAGAAAGTTTCGATATTGCGGATGTGATCAATTCTTTAAATGAAAAGCTGATATTCCGCCATCCTCATATTTACGGTGATACTAAAGTAAAAGATGAAGAAGAGGTAAAGCAGAACTGGGAAAAATTGAAGCTGAAAGAAGGCAACAAATCCATTCTGGGCGGCGTTCCGAAGAGCCTGCCAAGTTTGGTAAAAGCATACAGAATTCAGGATAAGGTAAAAGGCATCGGCTTTGAGTTTCACGACGCGGAAGATGCGTGGAAAAAAGTGGATGAAGAAATCCGGGAATTTCACGACGAAACTGATCTGGATAAAAAAGAGCAGGAGCTGGGCGATGTGTTTTTCTCCCTAATCAACTATGCGAGGATTGTAGGCATCAATCCGGATTCTGCATTGGAAAGAACCAATATAAAATTCATTTCAAGATTTCAGAAAATGGAAAACCTGGCATCGGAGAAAAATCTGAAACTTGCAGATTTGTCATTGGAAGAAATGGATGTTCTTTGGGAAGAAGCAAAACAATTTCAGTAA
- a CDS encoding NADH-quinone oxidoreductase subunit N, which translates to MSVLIIVFLTAVIALFSGVFEQGKFARYIGILGLIIALWVSFMPEASFFGQYRHMYDYTANTALFTKISIVTTLLLFFLGGFAFSNHRTHQSELYALMLFALCGGIILFGFQNLVTLFLGVEILSIPLYVMAGANKTDLRSNEASIKYFLMGAFATGFLLFGIAFIYGSAGSFDLYKIQDFGVSNPKDVMFILGVLLILCALAFKVALAPFHMWSPDVYYGSPSLITAFMASVVKISGFFALFRLMTIGFGGVTEEWINIFGVFLIITLLLANVMGLAQTNAKRMLAYSSVSHAGYIGLVFFGMTSLSTYNLAFYLFAYALSTVGVFMCLIYVEKLKRETSFGAFKGLAKTEPLLATAAAISMLSMAGIPLTAGFMGKFALFSQAMNSDHGVFLVLVAVLGSALSIAYYLRLIISMFFFKESTFKSSEKVTLTYNIVAVFVIASIIVLGVFPDLFAKQFGL; encoded by the coding sequence ATGAGTGTTTTAATTATTGTTTTCCTAACGGCAGTTATTGCGTTATTTTCAGGAGTTTTTGAACAGGGGAAATTCGCAAGATACATTGGAATTTTGGGATTAATCATCGCATTATGGGTAAGTTTTATGCCGGAAGCTTCATTCTTCGGCCAGTACAGACACATGTACGACTATACCGCCAATACTGCGTTATTTACTAAAATATCAATCGTAACTACATTATTATTATTCTTTTTGGGAGGTTTTGCATTCAGCAATCACAGAACCCACCAGTCTGAATTATACGCTTTGATGCTTTTTGCATTATGTGGTGGAATTATCCTTTTCGGATTCCAGAATCTGGTAACATTGTTCCTGGGAGTTGAGATTCTCTCTATTCCATTGTACGTAATGGCAGGAGCAAACAAAACCGATTTAAGATCAAATGAGGCTTCTATTAAATATTTTCTAATGGGTGCATTTGCAACAGGTTTCCTTCTGTTCGGGATCGCATTTATTTATGGAAGTGCCGGAAGTTTCGATTTATATAAAATCCAGGATTTCGGAGTTTCAAACCCGAAAGATGTCATGTTTATTTTAGGAGTTCTATTAATTCTTTGTGCATTGGCATTCAAGGTAGCATTGGCACCGTTCCATATGTGGAGTCCTGATGTATATTACGGTTCGCCTTCATTGATCACGGCTTTCATGGCGAGTGTTGTAAAAATTTCAGGTTTTTTCGCGTTATTCAGACTAATGACTATCGGGTTTGGTGGCGTTACGGAAGAATGGATCAATATTTTTGGAGTATTCCTGATCATTACCTTGCTTTTGGCAAACGTTATGGGTCTTGCACAAACCAACGCGAAAAGAATGTTGGCGTATTCATCAGTTTCTCACGCAGGATATATCGGGTTGGTATTCTTCGGGATGACAAGCCTTTCCACTTATAATTTGGCGTTCTATTTATTTGCCTATGCATTGTCAACGGTAGGTGTTTTCATGTGTCTGATTTATGTTGAAAAATTAAAAAGAGAAACTTCTTTCGGAGCATTCAAAGGTTTGGCAAAAACAGAACCTTTATTGGCCACGGCCGCTGCAATCTCTATGCTTTCTATGGCCGGAATTCCTTTAACAGCTGGTTTCATGGGTAAATTTGCATTATTTTCCCAGGCGATGAATTCTGATCACGGTGTTTTCCTTGTATTGGTTGCCGTATTAGGATCCGCTTTATCCATTGCCTATTATCTGAGATTAATTATCTCTATGTTTTTCTTTAAGGAAAGTACATTCAAATCTTCAGAGAAAGTAACCTTAACGTATAATATTGTTGCCGTATTTGTAATCGCTTCAATCATTGTTCTAGGTGTTTTCCCTGATCTTTTTGCAAAACAGTTCGGACTGTAA
- a CDS encoding GAF domain-containing protein codes for MANLYKKDAPFQVYISFKKYLDVLEHIRYNDRLEYRVNYAKSLLDKTKNFRELRDGFQDVSLLEKHEELIKLLLSDLFPTGLTNNEIKAASIPLSNITFNYTERFKNILKDAGKDFEIELRNIDDDEFYVFCCCLILQTYYKRDIKSSLPFYYDIPNRQGIMKHYKIIVNADFAEVYPTEDAKIPSEEVVDMLLENLDDFKLWKRYFPSESWVLKGFTIISLVDCTSEVALSDLKSSMISIDPENLAPDENLIEIFKSYFDVSELNFGLMLFNKKDQRLEKLPIYENLFTNHILDFWINTFDEETRKTTFTNLNHNSKPIVVSNIENLDDEVKSLPSFRILRDNKINSFMVIPIVKDNELLAMMEFTSPIINSFNGLKLKKMEFFSDMILFSLNRFSFEKNYQIEAIIQREYTSIHDSVVWKFRNEAEKYFNASLAKKIYTLKQISFKNLTPLFGFSDIRSSSEKRFNLMLEDLNQQIECLHEIFSLTNSESEKYLLALEIFENELNNEIKADSEQRFQRLLRDEIHPYLQAKLEIKSSSEVKAKIKDYFAQISNHNDLFYNNRKSLDDSITLVNRKLADVLDEAQIEAQQIFPHYYERFKSDGVEHNLYIGRNIAPDLHYHSKVVHKLRYWQLKTICNMEHEFRNFKQDLPICLDIASLIFVYNEKIDIRFRMDEKRFDVDGAYNSYYEIIKKRLDKAHIKDSTDRITCPGKITIVYFGMENQREYLDYVNKLQKKGVLKNDVELLRVEDLQGITGLLALRVSLA; via the coding sequence ATGGCAAATCTTTATAAAAAAGACGCTCCATTTCAGGTTTACATATCTTTCAAAAAGTATTTGGATGTGCTGGAGCATATCCGCTACAACGACCGTCTTGAATATCGTGTGAACTATGCCAAATCGTTATTAGATAAAACCAAAAATTTCCGGGAGCTGAGAGACGGCTTTCAGGATGTATCACTGCTGGAAAAACATGAAGAACTGATCAAACTCCTGCTTTCTGATCTATTTCCCACAGGGCTTACTAATAATGAAATAAAAGCTGCCAGTATCCCACTTTCCAATATCACATTCAACTATACGGAAAGATTTAAAAATATTCTTAAAGACGCAGGAAAAGATTTTGAAATAGAGCTCCGGAATATTGATGATGACGAATTTTATGTATTTTGCTGCTGTCTTATTCTGCAGACTTATTACAAAAGAGACATCAAAAGTTCGCTTCCGTTTTACTATGACATCCCGAACAGACAGGGAATCATGAAACATTACAAAATTATTGTGAACGCGGATTTTGCAGAAGTATATCCTACTGAAGATGCAAAGATCCCTTCTGAGGAGGTCGTCGATATGCTGCTTGAAAACCTTGATGATTTTAAGCTGTGGAAAAGATACTTCCCTTCAGAATCTTGGGTATTGAAAGGTTTTACCATCATCTCTCTGGTTGACTGCACCTCTGAAGTAGCATTGTCCGACCTGAAATCAAGCATGATCAGTATCGATCCGGAAAACCTTGCACCGGATGAAAACCTCATCGAAATTTTCAAATCGTATTTTGATGTTTCCGAGTTAAATTTCGGACTGATGCTTTTTAATAAAAAAGATCAGAGGCTGGAAAAGCTTCCGATTTATGAAAATCTTTTTACCAATCATATTCTGGACTTCTGGATCAATACTTTTGATGAGGAAACCAGGAAAACCACTTTTACCAATTTAAATCACAATTCTAAACCCATTGTTGTTTCCAACATTGAAAATCTGGATGACGAAGTGAAATCCCTGCCTTCTTTCAGAATACTGAGAGACAACAAAATCAACAGTTTCATGGTGATTCCTATCGTAAAAGATAATGAATTATTGGCCATGATGGAATTTACTTCACCGATAATAAACAGTTTCAACGGATTAAAACTCAAAAAAATGGAGTTTTTTTCAGATATGATTTTGTTTTCCCTGAACCGATTCAGTTTTGAGAAGAATTATCAGATTGAAGCCATTATCCAGCGCGAATACACCAGTATCCACGATAGTGTGGTTTGGAAATTCAGAAATGAAGCCGAGAAATATTTCAACGCATCACTGGCAAAAAAAATATATACCTTAAAGCAGATTTCATTTAAAAATCTTACGCCGCTTTTTGGATTTTCCGATATTCGTTCATCATCTGAAAAACGTTTCAACTTAATGCTGGAAGATCTCAACCAGCAGATTGAATGTCTTCATGAAATCTTTTCATTAACCAATTCGGAGTCAGAAAAATATCTTCTGGCACTTGAGATTTTCGAGAATGAATTGAATAATGAAATTAAAGCAGACAGCGAACAACGTTTCCAGAGATTGTTAAGGGACGAAATTCACCCATATTTACAGGCTAAATTAGAAATCAAATCTTCCAGTGAAGTAAAGGCAAAAATTAAAGATTATTTTGCACAGATATCAAATCATAATGACCTTTTTTACAACAACAGAAAGAGCCTGGACGACTCAATAACATTGGTGAACAGGAAATTGGCAGACGTTTTGGATGAGGCACAAATAGAAGCCCAGCAGATTTTTCCTCATTATTATGAAAGGTTTAAATCGGACGGTGTAGAACATAATCTGTACATCGGCCGCAATATTGCGCCGGATCTGCATTACCATTCAAAAGTAGTTCATAAATTAAGATACTGGCAGCTGAAAACCATATGCAATATGGAACATGAGTTTCGGAATTTTAAACAAGATCTTCCTATTTGCCTGGACATTGCCTCACTGATCTTTGTCTACAATGAAAAAATTGATATCCGTTTCAGGATGGATGAAAAAAGATTTGATGTAGACGGAGCCTATAATTCTTACTATGAAATTATTAAAAAGCGTTTAGACAAAGCACATATAAAAGATTCTACAGACAGAATTACCTGCCCCGGAAAAATAACAATTGTATATTTTGGTATGGAAAACCAGAGAGAATATCTTGACTATGTTAATAAACTGCAGAAAAAAGGCGTTCTGAAAAATGATGTCGAGCTGCTTCGCGTGGAAGATCTGCAGGGAATTACAGGACTTCTTGCTCTGAGAGTTTCATTAGCTTAA
- a CDS encoding Pycsar system effector family protein, whose translation MDILQKAKDYVETLFKDKLSSVYFYHNFIHTTFTVNKAEEILKNTPVSEKDQEKVLLALWFHDTGYIECAKDHEENGAEIAKSFLQKENYPENDINDIVQLILATKITYVPQNLLEKIVKDADCSHFASHDYNDISDALRKEWELTNVRCFSNDEWNAGNLDMLKNKHQFYTDYAKNAWQPLKEKNIKKIEKKLEKEEGKKDNSENKKDKDKDKDPKPDRSVDTLFRVTLSNHTRLSDIADSKANILLSVNAIIISVCLSVLVPKLDTPKNSHLIIPSFILLLSAVLTIIFAILSTKPNVTKAKFSMQDVADRKVNLLFFGNFNRMLFDDYQSAMNILIKDRDYIYDSMVKDLYFLGKVLDRKYRLLSITYQIFMAGIVISVLSFGYAFLSL comes from the coding sequence ATGGACATTTTACAAAAAGCCAAAGATTATGTTGAAACCTTATTCAAAGATAAGCTATCTTCGGTATATTTTTATCATAATTTTATACATACAACATTTACGGTAAATAAGGCTGAAGAGATCCTGAAAAACACGCCTGTTTCTGAAAAAGATCAGGAAAAGGTATTGCTTGCACTTTGGTTTCATGATACAGGATACATAGAATGTGCCAAAGACCATGAAGAAAACGGAGCCGAGATCGCAAAAAGCTTCCTTCAGAAAGAAAATTATCCCGAAAATGATATCAATGATATTGTACAGTTAATTTTGGCGACAAAAATTACGTATGTCCCCCAAAATCTTCTGGAGAAAATTGTAAAGGATGCGGACTGCAGCCATTTTGCAAGCCACGATTACAATGATATTTCTGATGCACTGCGAAAAGAGTGGGAGCTTACCAATGTAAGATGTTTTTCTAATGACGAGTGGAATGCCGGTAACCTGGATATGCTGAAAAACAAGCATCAGTTTTATACCGATTATGCAAAAAATGCGTGGCAGCCTTTGAAAGAGAAAAATATTAAGAAAATCGAAAAAAAATTAGAGAAAGAGGAGGGTAAAAAAGATAATTCCGAAAATAAAAAAGACAAGGATAAAGATAAAGATCCGAAGCCGGATAGAAGTGTGGATACACTTTTCAGGGTTACGCTGAGCAATCACACGAGATTAAGCGATATTGCAGACAGCAAGGCCAATATTCTTCTTTCCGTAAATGCGATTATTATTTCGGTTTGTCTTTCGGTATTGGTTCCGAAGCTTGATACCCCGAAAAATTCGCATCTGATTATTCCTAGTTTTATTTTGCTTTTATCGGCGGTACTAACCATTATTTTTGCCATTTTATCAACAAAACCAAACGTTACAAAAGCGAAATTCAGCATGCAGGATGTTGCCGACAGAAAAGTAAACCTGCTGTTCTTTGGGAATTTTAACAGGATGCTGTTCGATGATTACCAGAGTGCAATGAATATTCTCATTAAAGACCGGGATTATATTTATGATTCTATGGTAAAGGATTTATATTTCCTGGGAAAAGTACTGGACCGGAAATACAGGCTCTTATCCATTACCTACCAGATTTTTATGGCAGGAATCGTGATTTCCGTTTTGTCTTTCGGATATGCTTTTTTAAGTCTTTAA
- a CDS encoding FUSC family protein — protein MKVQNPIHHRFQYLLEFKQTERKWHFPFLAALCIGSCLFIGYFSEKPNYGALSSLGALTILYFTSAPITQRMIHLAVCAFGIVFSFSVSSFFGFNAYAGALSLGIISFLAHFISSYYKIPPPGNFFFIMVAAMASTYRFDPELIPARVGLVAMGAILSCSFAFLYSVFIEKSKVVAVPRRTFNKRRYTKFVESAIIGFFMALTLIIGHLLHFNNTYWISIAAVAIIQGRNFEHVRQRNMHRILGTFIGIGLAWIILLFNPEKIVMIIIITILQFIIELLIVRNYGFAVIFITPLTILLAETASETHHHVETLMQARLIDTVIGSLIGLAAGFFLHHQQIINNLEKNIRFSYFQFKKLKK, from the coding sequence ATGAAAGTACAGAACCCGATACATCACCGGTTTCAGTATTTACTGGAATTTAAACAGACCGAACGGAAATGGCATTTTCCCTTTCTGGCAGCACTCTGCATCGGCAGCTGTTTATTTATCGGTTATTTTTCAGAGAAACCTAACTATGGCGCGCTTTCCAGTTTGGGAGCACTTACGATTTTATACTTTACTTCAGCACCAATCACGCAGAGAATGATCCATCTCGCGGTATGCGCTTTTGGAATTGTCTTTTCATTTTCGGTAAGCTCATTTTTCGGGTTTAATGCGTATGCAGGAGCTTTGTCGTTGGGAATAATTTCTTTTTTAGCCCATTTTATATCTTCGTATTATAAAATTCCGCCGCCGGGAAATTTTTTCTTTATTATGGTTGCCGCAATGGCCAGTACGTATAGATTTGATCCGGAACTCATTCCGGCACGTGTGGGACTTGTTGCGATGGGAGCGATATTATCCTGCTCATTCGCCTTCCTGTATTCGGTTTTTATTGAAAAAAGCAAAGTGGTTGCCGTCCCGAGAAGAACATTCAACAAAAGAAGATATACCAAATTTGTAGAAAGTGCCATCATTGGCTTCTTCATGGCGCTGACATTAATCATCGGGCATCTTTTACATTTTAACAATACTTATTGGATTTCCATTGCAGCAGTTGCGATCATCCAAGGAAGAAATTTTGAGCATGTAAGACAAAGGAATATGCACAGGATTTTAGGAACTTTTATCGGGATCGGGCTGGCTTGGATTATCCTTTTATTCAATCCGGAAAAGATCGTGATGATTATCATTATCACGATTTTACAGTTTATTATTGAATTATTAATTGTCAGAAATTATGGATTTGCGGTAATTTTCATTACACCCTTAACGATTCTTCTGGCAGAAACAGCAAGCGAAACGCATCATCATGTGGAAACATTGATGCAGGCAAGGCTTATTGATACAGTCATTGGCAGCCTGATTGGTCTGGCAGCAGGATTTTTTCTCCATCATCAGCAGATTATTAATAATTTAGAGAAAAATATCAGGTTCTCTTATTTTCAGTTTAAAAAATTAAAAAAATAG